The genomic region TGAGATTCAAAGTTTATGAGCTACCAAACTATACCATTATAGCGTTTTTCACTTGGCCCTCTAGTAGCAAAGACTCTGTTCAGGGTGTTGGAGGAGGAAATTTAGTTTCATCTTCAACTTTTAAGGGGTCTTTTTCTTGCTTTGATTTCCTGTCTCCCAAAACCAAGGACCCAAGTTTCTCCATTAACGAGCCTGCATTTCAGCTTTTTAAATCCATTTTTGGTGTGCTCCCGAAATTTGAGGTACCTATCTATACtctgaagaatttttttttttttttaattataaatttttagttttggtcataGCACTTATAAAAGATCAAGCAGTTACGTCTCTAATTCAACCGTAGGTCGTAAGTAACCAACTGCCTGAACAATATATCATTGCCAAAAATATCTTTATAAATTGATGCAAGCTACTTTTGTTATTCATTTGTTTCAGAAACAGAGTTGTTGATAGTTGGTAGTACTCATTTGTCATAGtattgttattaattaataattattatcaacgtttgaattttaaaaatatcctGATGTCAGATAAGTGATAATCGttatgacaaaaataatatCTTGTGAATATTTGAGATGTCaaccacaatttttattttttcatgaggattgattgatatttgattattaattaagtcgggggggggggggggggggtgggacCAATTTGTATTATTGATGTTAagtcgggggggggggggggggaccaaTTTGTATTATTGATGTTAagtcggggggggggggggggaccaaTTTTGTATTATTGATGTGTTATGTGGTCATGTGCACACTATATAACcttgttttttattaattatagttAACAGAAATCAAATAGAGGGCTTAATTTGGATAATTTTcaaacttctaattaaaaatcaaaataatacaaaattgatAGCTCCTAAACCCAACCAATGGGGTCTTTTTgcatttgaattgtttttgttggtatttCTGATGCaattttaagatatatattGATATCATTTTTCATTATCCATTCCAAGATATTTTGAAATATCATGATACAATATTTAAAACTATTTCCCTTATTGTCAAGGACCTTGAAGTTAAATTGACATATTTTCATGCAAAAAGTGCTTGAGAGTTTAGGAAGAGCAAGATTTGAACTATGAGAGTCTAGGAAAAAAGTGTTCAAGTTATGAAGTTAATAACATAGCGTAAttatctcttatatatatatatatatatatatatatatatatatatatatatatatatatatatatttctactTAAATTTTATCTGCCTACTCTCTTATAATTTATAGCATGTTCCAACAtaccgattttttttttcttgataggATAGCATACTGATTTTTGTCCTTTTGTTTTGTACTAtatgtttttaaattaaaaaggatAATTTTAGGAACTTGTGCCTTTTATCAATCCTCCTAAATTAACTTtgtctttttaaaaagtttgatttttaaagGTCAACAAGTTAGAGTATAATCGTTTACATATATGTTCTAGAGAGAATTCCAATGTCATAAGCTTTCTACTTCTAGCATTCTCAATTTCaagattgttttatttttatacttgtgtgttttattttattttattaaattatgatatttgtgCTTAACTCAGTTCGTTGAAATCgtaagttttgttcattttGATTGAATTGGTCGGTAGTCTTACTTTGATTTGTTCATTGTCTAATGGGTTTCtttcatatctctctctctctctctgattctCTTTCCTCCATGTCATTGGTGTCATTCTTGACTCAGTATACTCATGGCTTTTGACACTGTAAATCAATTCACCTCTCCGTTCTTGCTGATGGTGTCAACCGTAGAGaatgattaattattattgaatagTATATTCTTTGACTTTACATATGACTTTTGACATTATAATCTaatttatatttacatttatTCTATTTGCAAGATGCTTGTTATCTCTTTTATATTGTATTATGCTGTCTTTATTCTAATAGATTCTATAGTAAATCAGGTTGACATTGTAAATCAAATTaggggtttttctttttgtgggaATCATATCCAGATTATAGTTTAGTTGGAGCATTTGTTAGATTAGGTCAAatgaaacaaatcaaataaGGTAAAAGACATGTCTCCAAGCTTATTTTCACATGTTAGTCAGATTGTAAGTTTTCGTACAATATGGTTCGAAGGAGTAAAATCTTTACTACAATTGTCTACCATTCCAAGCAGCTCCCCACTTGCTATTGTAAGATTAATTTCAAAAGTTGCTTTTCTTATTAGTATGaagattttaatattaatttatgcAAACTTAATTTGGTAGTAATATTAGGTTTAGATAATGTATCACTGAGCTGAAGCTATATATTTCGAATACATTAGTTTTGACATTCATAGTTACCATGGCATGCATAATAACATTTAACAACGTGTACAATCtgttatgtaatttttattgaacTTTGAGAATGTGACAAGACTAGTTATTAACACTGTAAGATTCATATTATAATGCAGATGGACAATTTCAAACCATTAATTATCACCGGAAACTCTTTGGGAGGATCTGTTGCCACTCTGTTCACCTTATCACTGCtagaaaaattcaatttttcaaaaaacaaaggCCCTTTTTGCATCACTTTTGGTTCGCCCCTTATTGGTGATGAGAATCTGCAAGAAGCCATATCGAAATATGCAGCATGGAACTCTCGCTTTTTGCATGTAGTTTCCGACCAGGATCCAATTCCCAGAGTTTTAATTAATGGTTACCAGCCTTCTGGCACATTTCTCTTCTATTCAAAGCTGGGTTGTTCTTGTTTTGAGGACCATCAAACCATTTTGGAGTTGTTGACGGCAACCAATTCAGGAACTCCTAAAGATCAAGATCCTAATAAAGTTTTTGAGTCCTATGGAACATTTGTGAAGGATCTCAACCGTAAGGTAATTTGCAAGGATACTACAGATGATGAGTCCTTAATTGATTGGACTACAACACCATTACGGGCAGGCATTATTACACAACTAGTAGCAATTGGACTGGTGCAATCACAGGTAACTCAGTTACAACTCTTTTTGGATCGTATATAATTAGAATGCTTATTTGAGCTATGTCATTTGTATGGTATATATACGTTACACCTAGACAGTACACGAAATAGAATAATGTAATGAATGAAATGCTTACCAATTAAGTATTAACAACTAACCAAAGCCTCTAATATTTCTTACATGGGTAAAAATTACTACAATTCGAAGTCTTTGTCATTGTCCTTGTGGTCTTTCAAAACTCCCCTTATGGCCCAACTCATTTTTACAAGTTATTGCAGCAACCACAGAACGCTGATATCATTGCAAAGATAGAAAGACGGGAAAAAATTATGGCAATTTTAAAGGAGAAGGCTTTTGATCCCACCAGGGggttgaatgaaaaaaaagtattaatggCTTATCTAGAACAGTATAAGAAGGTGTCTAAAGACGAAAGAGTTGGATACTATGATAGATACAAGAACGGAAACGATAGGAGTGATATTAAGTTGGTAGAGTATATGAGAGGCCTCACATGTTACTGGGAAGAAATGGTTGATCAAGCAGAGAAAAGGCCTCAGACAGTAGGTGCCTCCCTTCGTACCCGTTCACTCTTTGGGGGAACAAATTACCGAAGGATGATTGAACCACTGGACATAGCTGATTACTACAAGGCAGGCAAACAAGACTACATAAATCAAGGAAGGTCAAAACATTACATAATATTGGAGCAATTGCTGAAAGTGAAAGAAGCGGAGAAACCTTCAAGTGGTCCAAATGAATTGAAGAAACAGAATGTGGCGTCAAGTCTGACAGAGGATTCTTGCTTTTGGGCACATGTTGAGGAGGCTCTCATTTCATGCAAATTGCTGAGAAGCGGAGAATCAAATGATatagagaaagaaacaaacaaattgatTGAGTTTGAAAACTATGTATACggtttgatgaaaaattatgcAGTATCTTCTGAGATTTTCTTACCTGGGAGTAGCTTCATGACATGGTGGAAAGAGTATAGAAAGATTAAGGGAACTTTTTATCGTTCACGTCTCACTGGCTTAATGAATAATGAAGAGAATTACGACAAGTACGCTAAGGGCCGCTTGGTGATTCCCTGAAGGTTTATATGATTTTGATCACATATTTCAATATTTATGTGTGCACTTCCCTTCAAACATTATGGTATTTTGAAGTCATTCCCCAATAGATTgtaaattaaagaaaatcatcttttcaacttttttattatttttataaaatttcatatcttgctttttccatttttgggtTTGATACTTGGATGTATGTGAGCACATTTTGGATGAGCATAATTCTCCTCAACAAGACCATTCATGATTTGCTAAACCCTAGAGTCTTAATTTCACCCCCACAATCCTTCTGCAACTGAAATGGATTCACAAACTTAAATTTA from Castanea sativa cultivar Marrone di Chiusa Pesio chromosome 11, ASM4071231v1 harbors:
- the LOC142614546 gene encoding senescence-associated carboxylesterase 101-like, translating into MSKTQLYSSGLELANFVVTLDILHDAWTAIWSLYTEVSQNEGPSSFVRFKVYELPNYTIIAFFTWPSSSKDSVQGVGGGNLVSSSTFKGSFSCFDFLSPKTKDPSFSINEPAFQLFKSIFGVLPKFEMDNFKPLIITGNSLGGSVATLFTLSLLEKFNFSKNKGPFCITFGSPLIGDENLQEAISKYAAWNSRFLHVVSDQDPIPRVLINGYQPSGTFLFYSKLGCSCFEDHQTILELLTATNSGTPKDQDPNKVFESYGTFVKDLNRKVICKDTTDDESLIDWTTTPLRAGIITQLVAIGLVQSQQPQNADIIAKIERREKIMAILKEKAFDPTRGLNEKKVLMAYLEQYKKVSKDERVGYYDRYKNGNDRSDIKLVEYMRGLTCYWEEMVDQAEKRPQTVGASLRTRSLFGGTNYRRMIEPLDIADYYKAGKQDYINQGRSKHYIILEQLLKVKEAEKPSSGPNELKKQNVASSLTEDSCFWAHVEEALISCKLLRSGESNDIEKETNKLIEFENYVYGLMKNYAVSSEIFLPGSSFMTWWKEYRKIKGTFYRSRLTGLMNNEENYDKYAKGRLVIP